The sequence below is a genomic window from Salinispira pacifica.
GAGTTATATCAGACCGGCGGCTCAAGCTACAATATTATTTTTATGCAAAATCTTGTGGAATACCTTCTGGGAGATGAAGAGCTGATGAAGCTGCGCACCAGAGGCGGAAGGAACGGGCGTCTGGACGCCCCTTCATCTCCATTGGAGCGCCGTCGGATTCTGGATCTTGCGTATTTCACCGGCATGTTCGCCGCCCCCGGCATTGTGATCCTCTATGGACTGCTGCGCGTTTTCCGGCGAAGAAGAATGGCTCGCAGAGCACCGTATTTTCCGGAATCTTCCGATCCGGGTAGAGGAGAAAACTGAATCATGTCCAGCCCCGAAAAAGCACCCCGAAAAAAACGGTCGGATACTGTGCAGCAGTATGGGAGAAATCTGCTGGTGAAGGCAGCAGTCATACTTCTTCTCCTTCTGATTCTCTTCGCCGGGAATATTCTGCGTAGGGATCGCAGAAACCCCGATCCCGCAGGGGTATCGGACCGTCTGGAATCAAGCATTGACGTGGGGATTCTGGAGATCAGAGGATCCGACGCCGGCACCATACTGCGCATCCGGAAGTCCGAAGGAGGCTGGCTGGTTGAGAATATGACCGCAGGTACAGAGAACAGAGCCCGGGAAGAGCGGATCCGGGCATTCCTGGATGACCTGCTGGGTATGACATATACCCGAACTGTTGCAACCTCCGGCGATTTTTCATCGTACGGCCTCGAATATGACTCCCGTCGGACAAACCGGCGATCCGGATCTCCCGCAGAAGTTATTCTCTTTGATTCCAGAGGAAGGCGAATCGAAACCTTTTTGTTCGGCTTGTATAATCCTGATACTTCCGAGATGTTTTTTCGCTATGCGGAGGATGCCGCCGTCTATGGGGTTTCTCCGGATATGGGGTTTTATCTGGATCAGAGCCCGGAATACTGGGTTGAGATGCGTTTGTGGCAGCCTCTGCGGGATGGGACCACACGAAGGGCTGAACAGTTTTACCGTATCTATGCAGACGGGGACAGCACGGTCTGGACCCGGGAAGGTCGGCTGAATTGGATTGCTGACGACGGAGATATCCCGGAGAGTCCCGAAGCCGTCAGTTCAGCAGCAGATCTTCTTATAAGAATGGAAGCAGAATCTCTGTACTCGGTCCGGGGCGTGGTTCCTGACAATGCCGTATTGCAGTTGAGGGTGGGAGTAACCACCAGGGGATCGGAAATTCTGGAAGCGGCCGTGTATCGTCTGGACACAGCGGGAAGCCGGCATTCTCCCCGCTATCTGGTTGAACCTCTCAGAGGGCCGTGGTTCACTTCCGGGGAGGGAATGCCGCGAATCCTGGAGATGTCAGAACGGGAGTTCGAACGGTTTCTTGCTTTCTGAAACTCTGAAACCGGAATCAGCCTGGAGTTCCGCTGAGATGAGCCCGGTATTTACGGGGATCGGCCTTGAATTGGATGAAACCTCCGTTGCCCGGATTCGCCATGGATGCGGCTCTGATTCCTTCCTTCATCAGCCTGTCTCCGCTCATCAATCTGCCTGAACGGGTTGAAAGTCCGATAAAAACATTCTCAGTATTGATTGATTCAGAATCGCAGACCCGCTGGAATCGTTCGATCTGCTTTACACACTCATCCTGGTTCTGATTCGGCAGAATTATGCCGTAGTAGCCGTTTTGTATGTGAAAAATCAAATCCTCATAGCGGAAACTCTTCAAAAGCTCCTTTTCAAAAAGGGAGAGAGCCTGGGTGTCGGATACCAGCTTTTTGTGGAGTCTGAATACCGCGAAACCGATATCAGACTCGTTTTCCGCAGAACGCTCAATTTCATTATTCAGCCGGAGCTTCATCAGATCCGAAGGCCAGATTTCGTTTTCCCCGGCACTGAAGTCTTTGTCATTTTTCTGTCGATGGCTGCGGGCATTTCCGGATTGCTGATCTGAACGGGCTCTTTCTGAATACTCCGCTGCGCCTGATTTCCCGGCATTCCGCTCCCCGGGTTCCGGGGTCTCCGGCTCCGGAGCACCCTCCTGTACTGTTGCTCCGCTGTACTCAAAACTTTGTTCTTTGCCGTTTCGGTCGATTGAAATGCTGATGAAGAGAAAAATCACGATGAACAGGGCGTAGCCGGAAATCATATATAAAAGGTTTTCTACGATGGGGCGGAGATCCCGGGCTGACAATACCTGATAGATAACGGCGGCTTTC
It includes:
- a CDS encoding DUF4340 domain-containing protein, encoding MSSPEKAPRKKRSDTVQQYGRNLLVKAAVILLLLLILFAGNILRRDRRNPDPAGVSDRLESSIDVGILEIRGSDAGTILRIRKSEGGWLVENMTAGTENRAREERIRAFLDDLLGMTYTRTVATSGDFSSYGLEYDSRRTNRRSGSPAEVILFDSRGRRIETFLFGLYNPDTSEMFFRYAEDAAVYGVSPDMGFYLDQSPEYWVEMRLWQPLRDGTTRRAEQFYRIYADGDSTVWTREGRLNWIADDGDIPESPEAVSSAADLLIRMEAESLYSVRGVVPDNAVLQLRVGVTTRGSEILEAAVYRLDTAGSRHSPRYLVEPLRGPWFTSGEGMPRILEMSEREFERFLAF